A single window of Sphaerodactylus townsendi isolate TG3544 linkage group LG03, MPM_Stown_v2.3, whole genome shotgun sequence DNA harbors:
- the LOC125429030 gene encoding histone H1.10 produces the protein MSVELEEADLPLTEAEEAPMAPERRGASKRTRAGGAILSPSKRRKNSKKKNQPGKYSQLVVETIRKLGERSGSSLAKIYNEAKKVLWFDQQNGRTYLKYSIKALVQNDTLLQVKGTGANGSFKLNRKKLEGAEGTGGGASSSHARTFRRAAVVVPAASTSRRAQKKPVAKGKKPEKKAHKRSAVGSVKKDKVKAAKKAAKKSAAASSAKKVKKSAKPKALKSRKA, from the coding sequence ATGTCAGTTGAGCTGGAAGAAGCCGATCTGCCCTTGACCGAGGCGGAGGAGGCGCCGATGGCCCCCGAGAGGAGGGGCGCGTCCAAGAGGACCAGGGCGGGCGGCGCGATCCTGTCGCCCTccaagaggaggaagaacagcaagaagaagaaccAGCCGGGCAAGTATAGCCAGCTGGTGGTGGAGACCATCCGCAAGCTGGGCGAGCGCAGCGGCTCCTCGCTGGCCAAGATCTACAACGAAGCCAAGAAGGTGCTCTGGTTCGACCAGCAGAACGGGCGCACCTACCTCAAGTACTCCATCAAGGCGCTGGTGCAGAACGACACCCTGCTGCAGGTGAAGGGCACCGGCGCCAACGGCTCCTTCAAGCTCAACAGGAAGAAGCTGGAGGGCGCCGAGGGGACCGGCGGCGGCGCCTCCTCCTCGCACGCCAGGACCTTCAGGAGGGCGGCGGTGGTGGTGCCGGCCGCCTCCACCTCCCGCAGGGCGCAGAAGAAGCCGGTCGCCAAGGGCAAGAAGCCCGAGAAGAAGGCGCACAAGAGGAGTGCCGTCGGGTCGGTCAAGAAGGACAAGGTGAAAGCGGCCAAGAAGGCGGCCAAGAAGAGCGCCGCCGCCTCCAGCGCCAAGAAGGTGAAGAAGTCCGCCAAGCCCAAGGCGCTGAAGAGCAGGAAGGCGTGA